One Torulaspora globosa chromosome 5, complete sequence DNA window includes the following coding sequences:
- a CDS encoding arginine--tRNA ligase (ancestral locus Anc_5.393), producing the protein MLNKLPSALLSLRNCFCLSIGRHQLKKIYKFSQYTSVRTVRTMSAPAICPITAQLQKLSIEEPTVAEGSHPDVNIVDLMRNYVTQELSKISGVDPSLIFPALEWTNTLERGDLLIPVPRLRIKGANPKDLAADWASKFPCGPFLSKVENNGPFIQFFFNTQFLLKTVIPDILNRKEEYGACKLVDNKKVIIEFSSPNIAKPFHAGHLRSTIIGGFLSNLYEKCGWEVVRMNYLGDWGKQFGLLAIGFERYGDEKALAVDPIHHLFEVYVRINKDIEEEGDSLPLEESTNGKARAYFKRMEDGDPEALKIWKRFRELSIEKYIDTYARLNIKYDSYSGESQVSRESMEKALKLFEEKKLTHEDRGATLIDLTKFNKKLGKTLVKKSDGTTLYLTRDVGAAMDRYEKYHFDKMIYVIASQQDLHTAQFFEILKQIGFDWAQNLQHVNFGMVQGMSTRKGTVVFLDNILEETKEKMHEVMRKNEVKYSQIANPDEVADLVGISAVMIQDMQSKRINNYEFKWERMLSFEGDTGPYLQYAHSRLRSVERNASNITPEMWLNADFSVLTEPAAMLLIRILSQYPDVLRNAIKTHEPATVVTYLFKLTHQVSSCYDVLWVAGQTEEIATARLALYASARQVLYNGMRLLGLTPVERM; encoded by the coding sequence ATGCTCAATAAACTGCCAAGTGCTTTACTATCGCTCCGGAATTGTTTTTGCTTATCAATTGGACGCCATCAGCTAAAGAAAATTTACAAGTTCTCGCAGTATACATCAGTAAGAACCGTGAGAACAATGAGTGCTCCTGCTATCTGTCCCATCACTGCGCAATTGCAGAAATTATCTATTGAGGAACCAACCGTTGCAGAAGGATCGCATCCAGATGTCAACATTGTCGACCTAATGAGAAATTATGTGACCCAAGAGCTTTCCAAGATCTCTGGTGTGGACCCATCTTTGATCTTCCCAGCGTTGGAGTGGACTAATACCCTCGAGAGAGGTGATTTGTTGATTCCTGTCCCCAGATTGAGAATAAAAGGTGCCAATCCAAAGGACTTAGCTGCCGATTGGGCTTCAAAGTTCCCCTGCGGTCCGTTCTTATCGAAGGTCGAGAATAACGGTCCATTTATCCAGTTTTTCTTTAACACACAGTTCTTGCTGAAGACTGTGATTCCAGATATCTTAAACAGAAAGGAAGAGTACGGGGCTTGTAAATTGGTGGATAACAAAAAAGTTATTATTGAGTTCTCGTCACCAAACATTGCCAAGCCTTTCCATGCAGGCCATTTGAGATCTACTATCATTGGTGGGTTTTTGTCTAATCTTTACGAAAAATGTGGTTGGGAAGTTGTCAGAATGAACTACTTGGGTGACTGGGGCAAACAGTTTGGTCTGTTAGCCATTGGTTTCGAGAGATACGGTGACGAAAAAGCACTTGCCGTTGATCCTATTCACCACCTATTTGAAGTGTACGTTCGTATCAACaaagatattgaagaagaaggtgaCAGCTTGCCTTTGGAAGAATCCACAAACGGTAAAGCGCGTGcatatttcaagagaatggAGGACGGTGATCCTgaggctttgaagatctggaagagattCCGCGAGCTCTCCATTGAAAAGTACATTGACACATATGCCCGTTTGAACATTAAGTATGACTCGTATTCCGGTGAGTCCCAAGTCAGTAGGGAGTCAATGGAAAAAGCTCTTAAATTGTTcgaggagaagaaattgacACATGAAGACAGGGGTGCTACTCTGATCGATCTGACgaaattcaacaagaagctaGGGAAAACGCTCGTCAAGAAGTCCGACGGTACCACGCTTTATCTGACTAGAGATGTTGGTGCTGCCATGGATCGTTACGAAAAGTACCATTTCGATAAGATGATATATGTGATTGCTTCTCAACAGGACTTGCACACCGCACAAtttttcgagatcttgaaacAGATTGGTTTTGATTGGGCTCAGAATCTCCAGCACGTCAACTTCGGTATGGTTCAAGGCATGTCCACGAGAAAGGGAACGGTTGTGTTTTTGGACAATATTCTCGAAGAaaccaaggagaagatgCACGAAGTTATGAGAAAGAACGAAGTCAAATACTCTCAGATTGCGAACCCCGATGAAGTCGCTGATTTGGTTGGTATATCTGCCGTCATGATCCAAGATATGCAATCGAAACGTATCAACAACTATGAGTTCAAATGGGAAAGAATGCTTTCATTCGAAGGTGACACAGGCCCTTACCTACAATACGCACACTCAAGATTGAGATCCGTTGAAAGGAACGCTTCCAACATCACTCCGGAAATGTGGTTAAACGCGGACTTCTCGGTCCTGACGGAGCCAGCCGCTATGTTGCTGATCAGAATCCTGTCTCAATATCCCGATGTATTGAGAAATGCCATCAAAACCCACGAGCCT
- a CDS encoding sugar porter family MFS transporter (ancestral locus Anc_5.395): MSTAENTPVGNLTSTVSGSHSVLSTPSNKAERDDAKDLNSIAPPEPAIDLPKKPASSYIGVSILCLMIAFGGFIFGWDTGTISGFVNLPDFVRRFGSRHSDGTYYLSKVRMGLMVSIFNIGCAIGGIVLSKMGDVYGRRIGLVAVTIIYVVGILIQICSFNKWYQYFIGRIISGLGVGGISVLSPMLISEVSPKQIRGTLVSCYQLMITLGIFLGYCTNFGTKNYHDSTQWRVGLGLCFAWAMFMVGGMLFVPESPRYLVEVGNFEEAKRSLSRSNKVSVDDPALLAELDAIAAGVEAEKLAGSASWGELFTTKTKIFPRLIMGVMLQSLQQLTGDNYFFYYGTTVFKSVGLEDSFETSIIIGVVNFFSTFVGIFCIERFGRRTCLLWGAATMMCCFVVFASVGVTRLWPHGQANGASKGAGNCMIVFTMFYIFCFATTWAGGCYVIVSETFPLRVKSKGMAISTAANWMWGFLISFFTPFITNAINFYYGYVFMGCLVFAYVYVFFFVPETKGLTLEEVDTMWMEGALPWKSASWVPPDRRGANYNAEDLAHDDKPFYKRMFTK, encoded by the coding sequence atgTCAACTGCCGAAAACACTCCTGTTGGCAACTTGACTTCCACAGTTTCGGGATCTCATTCCGTTTTATCAACGCCATCTAACAAGgctgaaagagatgatGCTAAAGATTTGAACTCAATTGCCCCACCAGAGCCAGCCATCGATTTGCCAAAGAAGCCCGCTTCTTCCTACATTGGTGTTTCCATCCTGTGTCTGATGATCGCCTTTGGTGGTTTCATTTTCGGTTGGGATACTGGTACCATTTCTGGTTTCGTGAATTTGCCGGACTTTGTGAGAAGATTTGGATCTAGACATTCTGATGGCACCTATTATTTGTCGAAGGTCAGAATGGGTTTGATGGTTTCTATCTTCAATATTGGTTGCGCTATCGGTGGTATTGTTTTATCCAAGATGGGTGATGTCTACGGTCGTCGTATTGGTTTGGTTGCTGTCACCATCATCTATGTGGTCGGCATCTTAATTCAAATATGttccttcaacaaatgGTACCAGTACTTCATTGGAAGAATTATATCTGGTTTAGGTGTTGGTGGTATCTCCGTTTTGTCACCAATGTTGATTTCTGAGGTGTCTCCAAAGCAGATTAGAGGTACCCTGGTCTCTTGTTACCAACTTATGATTACTTTGGGTATTTTCTTGGGTTACTGTACTAACTTCGGTACCAAGAATTACCACGACTCGACTCAATGGAGAGTTGGTTTGGGTCTATGTTTCGCCTGGGCTATGTTTATGGTTGGTGGTATGCTTTTCGTTCCAGAGTCTCCACGTTACCTGGTTGAAGTTGGTaacttcgaagaagctaaGCGTTCGCTATCTAGGTCCAACAAAGTTTCTGTCGATGACCCAGCTCTGTTGGCTGAACTAGACGCCATCGCTGCCGGTgttgaagctgagaaatTGGCTGGTAGCGCTAGCTGGGGTGAATTGTTCACTACAAAAACCAAGATCTTTCCCCGTTTGATTATGGGTGTTATGTTGCAATCTTTGCAACAATTGACCGGTGACAACTACTTCTTTTACTACGGTACCACTGTCTTTAAGTCTGTCGGTTTGGAAGATTCTTTCGAAACTTCCATCATCATTGGTGTtgtgaacttcttctccacTTTCGTCGGTATTTTCTGTATTGAAAGATTCGGTCGTCGTACCTGTCTTCTATGGGGTGCCGCCACCATGATGTGCTGTTTCGTTGTGTTTGCCTCTGTCGGTGTCACTAGACTATGGCCCCACGGTCAAGCCAATGGTGCCTCCAAGGGCGCTGGTAACTGTATGATTGTCTTCACCATGTTCTACATCTTCTGTTTCGCTACCACCTGGGCCGGTGGCTGTTACGTTATTGTCTCTGAAACTTTCCCATTGAGAGTCAAATCCAAGGGTATGGCTATCTCGACTGCTGCCAACTGGATGTGGGgtttcttgatctccttcttcactCCTTTCATCACCAACGCTATCAACTTCTACTACGGTTACGTCTTCATGGGATGTCTAGTGTTTGCTTACGTCTacgtcttcttcttcgttccAGAGACTAAAGGTTTGACTTTGGAAGAGGTCGACACTATGTGGATGGAAGGTGCCCTACCATGGAAATCTGCCTCCTGGGTTCCACCTGACAGAAGAGGTGCTAATTACAATGCTGAAGACCTTGCCCATGACGATAAGCCATTCTACAAGAGAATGTTCACCAAATAG